The Paenibacillus sp. G2S3 region TTCCGATGTATGGAATCATCATTGCTTTTAAAGATTACAACATCGTCAAAACGATTGCTGAAGCCCCATGGGCGGGACTGAAGCATTTCAAAGAATTTCTGGATGATGATAATCTATCGAATGTAATTAAAAATACACTCGGTATTAGCTTGTTTAAGTTAATCATCGGGTTTCCGCTCCCAATTATATTTGCTCTATTCCTCAACGAGGTTCGTTCGATAAGATTCAAGAAAAGCATTCAGACGATTTCGTATTTACCCCACTTTCTCTCATGGGTGGTACTCGGGGGGATCTTGGCTACATGGCTCGCGGATGTTGGGATTATCAATAATATTTTGCTAGCGCTTCATCTCATCGATCAGCCAATTACATACTTGGCTGAGCCCAGTTACTTTTGGACGATTATTATCTCCTCTGATATCTGGAAAGAACTTGGATGGTCAGCAATTATTTATTTAGCAGCAATCTCCGGTGTTTCTCCTGAAATGTATGAGGCAGCGACGATCGACGGCGCTGGTAGATTTCAGAAGATGTGGTATGTTACCTTGCCGGCGATTAAATCGACAATCAGCATTCTCTTTATTCTCGCAGTCAGCGGAGTGCTGAACTCCAACTTTGATCAGATTCTGGTCCTGCGCAACTCATTAAATGATAGTGCAAGTAATGTAATTGATTACTATGTTTATTATACAGGGATTCTATCGGGCCGATTCTCTTACTCAACAGCAGTTGGATTGTTAAAATCGGTTATCGCTCTAATTTTGCTGTTGATTGCCAACCAAGTATCTAAAAAAATCAACGATACATCGTTGTTCTAGGATAAGGAGGACCATATATGTTTGCACTTAAGCGTAAAACGAAGGGCGAGGCCCTATTCGATATCATCAATAACATTATCATGCTGTGTATCTGCTTCATAACGCTATACCCGATCTGGTACGTATTGGTTAACGCCTTCAATAACGGTAGTGATGCCATGCGGGGAGGGATCTACTGGTGGCCGCGGGTGTTCAGCTTTGAGAATTTCGAGGCCGTTTTTGCCAGTCCCGGTATTATGCAGGCGATGTGGATCACTGTTGCTAAAACAGTCTTGGGGACAGTGCTACACGTATTTTTCACAGCGATGGTAGCTTATGCATTCTCCCGTAAAAACCTTATTGGCGGTAAGTTCTACATGCTTATGGGTACAGTGACTCTCTTTTTTGGCGGGGGACTCATTCCTACTTTTCTGCTGATGAAGGATCTTCACTTATTGGAGAATTTCCTAGTCTATATTATTCCGGTAATGTTCAGTTTTTTTGATCTCATTATCTTCATGACCTTTTTCCGGGAGATCCCCGAAGGACTTGAAGAAGCGGCACGGATTGACGGTGCTAATGATTGGTCTATCTTTTTAAGAATTGTACTTCCAGTATCCATGCCTGTAATTGCTACCATTGCGCTATTCCACGGCGTGTATCAATGGAATGATTACTTTACCGGTATGATCTATATCAATAACACAGATTTACAGCCGATTCAGACCTATTTATTTCGAGTCGTAGCACAATCGAGCTCTAGTCAAATGATGGTTGCTGTACAGGGCAGCAGCGTTACGAGAAGCGTAACGTCACAGTCCATTAAGCTGGCGACGATGGTAGTGACCACACTGCCGATAGTATTCGTATATCCGTTCCTGCAGCGTTATTTCGTTAAAGGTATGATGATCGGTTCGATTAAGGGCTGATCAGAAACAAAGGTAACTCCTCCAGATGCTTACAGCTGTAGGCACTGGGGTTGAGCTTATAATTAACTTTCATAGAAAAGGGGTAAACAAGCATGGGCATGAAACGTAAGCCAAAAACAATGGGAGTTCTGCTTCTCGCAATAATGATGACCTTGTCAGCCGCAGGCTGCTCCAGCGGGAATAATGCTGGCAAGAATGCCGAAGGCAATGCTAACAGCGCTAAGGCTACTAATACGGGGGCAAGTGCAGAACCGACTGCTGCTGCATTATCGGCAGATGAACCTGGCTGGAAAATTGATACTTCACCGATTACGTTTGACTGGTACCTGAATTTCTCATGGTTCCCTAATAAATGGGGCGTGGACCCAACCTCCCAATATGTAACAAAGAAGACCGGGGTTGATATTAACTTCATCGTTCCTGCTGGTAACGAGAATGAGAAGCTTAACACTTTGATTGCCTCCGGTAAATTGCCTGACTTCATCACTTTGGGCTTCTGGGAAGATGCGATTAAGAAAATGGTCGAAGGTGAACTTGTTCTTCCATTGAATAAGATTGCTGAAGAATACGATCCATACTTCTTTAAAGTATCCGATCCTGACAAGCTCGGTTGGTACACTCAGGATGATGGTAATGTATATGGCTATCCTAACTCTTCTTCCTCACCTGCAGATTACGAGAAATATGGAGATGAATACGTATCCAACCAAGTATTTGCGGTCCGTAAAGATATGTATGAAGCTATTGGAAGTCCGGATATGCGTACACCAGAAGGTTTCTTGAATGCGCTTAAATTAGCCAAAGAGAAATTCCCAGAAGTGAACGGTCAACCGCTTATTCCACTCGGTCTGCATGAGTTTACTGAGAACGGCAACGATTCTTTGGAAGGCTACCTGCAGAACTTCTTGGCAATCCCGAGAGAAAAAGATGGCAAGGTATACGCTCGTGAAACCGACCCAGAATATATCCGCTGGATGAAGGCTCTTCGTCAAGCCAATCAAGATGGTTTGCTGGCTAAAGATATCTTTATCGACAAACGTCCACAAATGGAAGAAAAAATTGCACAAGGTCGTTATTTCGCAATGCTGTATCAACGTACAGACTTTGCAGCACAGTTAGGAACGATTTACCAACAGGATCCAACCAAAACTTATATCGCTGTTGATGGTCCTTCCAATACAAACCTAGATAAACCAACCCTTGATGGCCCTGGTATCTCCGGTTGGACGGTAACATTGATCTCCAAAGATGTTAAGGATAAAGCACGTGCTATCCGCTTCCTGAGTTATTTGAACAGTGAAGAAGGTAATAAAGACTTATTCTTGGGCGAAAAAGGTGTCAGTTACGACACTATTGATGGAAAAGATCAATTTAAACCAGAAGTATTCGATCTGATGAACAAAGATCGCTCGGCGTTTGATAAGCAAATCGGTTCTTCATTTACATTCTGGATGATGCAAAATACGAATATCACCAATCAATGGGCTCCTAAATCTGTAGAACCATTCAAGCAATTGGAGGATTGGACTAAAGGTAAATCGATTAGTTCCTCTGTATTCCAACAAATCGAACCTACAGGAAACTCTCCTGAAGGAATCATCGCTACTAAGCTGAAACAACTACGCGGTAAAACTATGCCGAAATTGCTTATGGCTTCTTCTGATGCGGAATTCGACAAGATTTGGAATGAGTATTTAGACAAGAGAAAGAAGGACGGCGAAGATGTATTTGATGCCTACCAACAGAAGAAGTATGAAGAGAATAAAGTGAAGCTGTCCGTAAAATAAAAAAGCATAACCCAAAATGCCCGCTAAATGCGGGCTTTTGGGTTATTTTTAATCGATAATATGGTATAAAGTTAAGTATGTGAAGCATTCCTATTTAGCGAGGTGGACAGGACAGAAGTGTATAGAGTGAATAGGCGAGAGCGAGCCAGAGCAACATGGCATTCATTTAGTTATTGGTGGGGTCGAAGATCCCTTCAGAGTCGTTTAATTGCAGCCTATGTTTTTATTATTCTTGGCCCCTGTTTGTTGGTATCTGTCTACTTCTATAAGTCGATCAATAATACTTATCTTCGTGATGCCCTGGAGAAAAATGATTATTTGCTGCAAATGGAAAAATTGCATATCTATAATCAAATTGAGGCCATGGAACGTGCTGCGCAGATGGCATATTCTGATGAAGATGTGGAAGAATTCCTAGCGAATGTAACGGAGCCACAACTAATAGATTTGGTTAATTTCAATACAAATGCCTATGTGAATATGACTCGTATTCAATTTAACAATCCGAATATTGAGCATTTGCGGCTATATTCGAGAAGTAATACGGTACATGAAATTTGGCCGATTATCTTTCGCGAAGAGCGAGTTTCTTCCACTCCATGGTTTCAGAAAGCGCTTCAATTGAAGGGGCAGGAATACTGGTCTTTTCAGAAAAGTGACCCGGATTTGATGCAGAGATACTTGGGAGCACCGACAGAGAGTCTGCCAAAGGTTTCGTTGCTGCGTGAGAAGAGTCGTCCAGCAGATAATCATATCGGCATGGTGCAGGTGGATATGATGCTGAGCCGATTTACACCCAAGACGTATACAGATGTCCGGGATAATCAGACCCAAATGTTCCTTGTGGATAGCGAAATGCAGTTATTTACTCGGCCGGACCATTCCTTTTTACAGGATAATTCGGAAATGGCTAATGTTATTGCAGATCGGTATAGGAATTTTCGGGCAACAGGGGAATGGGACAGTGATTATTCAGAGAATGGAAAATCGTTCTTATTTATTAACACCCCCTTGGATCGCATAGATGCTTATTTGCTAAATGTAGTGTCGATGGATGGAGTTATGGGGGATATCTCTCGGAGTCGCAATTTTATCATTGGTGCTAATATTGGAATCATTGTCTTGTTAACACTGATCGCTTACATTATGAATGCATTCATCCTGAAAAATCTGCGCAGATTGACCGAAACGATGAAAAGCGTGCGCAGAGGTGAAGCGTATAGTGGAATTACGATTCGGGGTGGGGGAGAAGTCGGTGAGCTTGCCCATCATTTCTCTAAGCTAATGAATACAATTAATACGTTGGTCGCTCAGGCTGTGAGCAAGCAGGCGTTATCCAAAGAGGCCGAGCTGCGCACGCTGCATAACCAAATTGATGCACATTTTTTGTATAACACGCTTGAAAATATTAAAATGCTTGCTGAAATTGAGAATCAACGCACGATATCAGACGCACTAACTTCACTCGGTGGGATGATGCGCTATAATTTCAAATGGTCTGGGGAATATGTGAAGCTTCGGGATGAGGTTCGCCACATTGAGAATTACATTGAAGTAATGAATATTCGTTTTGAGTATCCGGTTAAGCTTGTGCTTCATATTGAACCTCGATATTTGGAGCTGGAGGTGCTGAAAATGTCACTGCAGCCTATTGTAGAGAACAGTGTTAAGCATGCTTGGAACGGTGAGAAAGAGAATTTAGAGAACCCGAACATTCATATTCATATTTCGGAAACGAAGGGTGATATTTTCATAGAGCTTCGTGATAATGGTATGGGCCTAACTCCTGAGCGTCTGGTTGCTTTAAACGAGGCGATTTATGCAAAGGATGAATATTGCGACAGCTCTTGTGAACCGAAGGATGTAAACCGGAGAGCAGGTGGTATAGGACTGCGAAATGTACACCAGCGTCTGCAAATCTTTTATGGCGAAGAATACGGGCTTGTAGTACAGAGCGAGGCAGGGAGTTGGACCATGGTACGTCTGACCTTGCCGAAAGTTCTTTTGACGGGAGAAAAACAACCATGAAGAAATTACTGATCGTTGATGATGAGAAAAATATTCGTGTAGGCCTGAAGATCATGATCGAAAGGGAATTTCCGTCCGCTTATACGATCGTAATGGCGAGCAACGGCGCAGAGGCGCTCGAGGTATTTAAGACAGACGGTGCAGATATTATTATTACGGATATTCGTATGCCGGTGATGGATGGAATTACGCTTTTGGAGCAGCTATCAGTGGAGGTAGGGGGCGAGAGAAAACCAGCAGTGGTGATCCTAAGTGGGTATGATGATTTCGAATATGCTAAATGTGCCATACGTTATCGTGTGAAGGATTATTTACTTAAGCCGATTCGCCGAGATGAGCTGTTCGAAATCCTGCTGCATATCCATAAGGAACAGGAAGAACAGGAGTTCAGCGTCAAGAAAATAGAGCGGGAAGCAGAACAGTTTCGCAAAGAGCTACGCTCCAGCCGTTTACGGGGACTGCTGCAGCAGCAGGAGGTTCAGTTGGAGCCCGAGCAGCAAGAGGAGCTAAATGGTTTGGAGGTTCCTTTTACAGTTGGCGTGCTGAATTACTATTTTAATGATGGGACTCGGATGAAGGCGACAGAAGTTCAGGGTCTGGTCGAACGGCTGATGGGGCCGATTGAGAAGTGTTTTTCGGAAATTTTAACCGACTGGGAAGGTAAGTTAGTATTAATCGGGACTAGTTCACAGAGCTTCATGGAGCTGTCCCGTCAAGCTGAAGCCAGAGAGATAACTGGTTTGTCGATCGGAATCAGCAGTGAGGGAAAAGGTCTCGAAGAACTTCGTTCCTGTTACAAGGAAGCATGCCGGGCACTACAGTATACTTTTTTATTTCCGCAAGAAGGATTTTTGAATTATGAGGATGTCAGTCAAAAGCGGCGTAACTTTCCTTTGCCGAAGGAGGAGCTTCGTAAGCTGCTTAATATGCTGGGGACAGAACGTGAGAAGGAAATAAAATGCCTGCTGTCTGTTATTTTTCAAACTGAGTATTTGAAGGAAATGGACTTGTCTTATCTCGAGAGCGTGGGGCAGAGTATCAATGAGCAGGTACTGGATGAAGTATTTCGGCTGTATGGGGAAGCCTCGGTTGAGGTGTTAAAGCTATATCGTACGGTTGGTAACATGTATAACTATCGCCATTTCCATGATTACTATCGTGCGCTTGAGAATTTGCTCCTGAGTGTGAGTGATTATATTGTAGGGGTGCGCTCTGCTCATACGGAGCATGCTGACATGGAGGAAGCGCTGAACTATATTGAAAAGAACTATGCTCGTCCACTAAATATGGCTATGGTTAGTAACCATGTTTCTTTGAATTATTCCTATTTTAGCGAAGCCTTCAAGGCATATACTGGTGAGAATTTTGTTATTTATTTAAAAAAGGTACGCATCCGCCATGCTAAAGAACTGCTAGCGAAAGACTGTGGCAAGCTTGCTGAAGTTTCGGAGAAAGTAGGTTTTGAGAACAGTAAACAATTTGCCCGTGTATTCAAAGAGTTGGAAGGGATCTCTCCAGGGGATTATAGAGCCAAAATGCTGTCTAAAGATTTGTCGTAAACGGCAGGATAGGAGCTTTAGTATAAATATCATTGCTGTACTGTACCTTGATGGGCGTTAAGGGTGTCGTTAGAAGTGATCCTCCTATATAATGGCAGTGAGAAGCGTTGCTAGGATTAGCAGCAAGAGAGTTTGGAGGAATGAAGGGTGGAAGAAATTCAAGGCAATTTGATTACAGTTCAGACGTTGGCAGAGGATTTTCGGCGACTGGGTGTAAAGGCGGGGATGACGATTATACTGCATTCGTCCTTCAAATCACTAGGCCAATGGGTGGCAGGTGGCCCGGTTGCCGTTATTTTGGCGCTTGAGGAGGTCCTTGGAGAGTCAGGTACACTTGTGATGCCCACGCATTCTAGTGATCTGACGGACCCCGCTGGCTGGAGTAACCCGCCGGTGCCCGAATCTTGGTGGCAGAGTATCCGTGAGCAGATGCCGGCTTATGATCCAGACCTGACCCCACTGAGGGGAATGGGGGTTATTCCGGATTGCTTCCGTAGACAAAAAGAGGTAAAGCGCAGCGATCACCCCATTCATTCATTTGCGGCTTGGGGCAAGCATAGGGATGAGATTATATATGGCCACTCCCTCGAATACGGTTTGGGGGATGACTCTCCATTAGCTCGTATTTATGATCTGGGGGGAAGTGTGCTGCTGCTAGGCGTAGGGAATCTAAATAATACTTCATTACATCTTGCTGAATGCCGGGCCTTCTATGAAGGAAAGAAGGAAGTCATTGGCGGGGCACCTATACTAGTGGATGGTCATAGACAGTGGGTGGAATTCAAGGAGCTAGATTGGAACTCTGACGATTTCGTTGAACTTGCTGAGCAATTCGGGCAAGAGACAGGGCTCATTACAAATGGTCATATCGCCTCAGCTGCAGCTCAATTGATTCCACAGCGTGAAATTGTTGACTATGCGGTGAACTGGATGGAGCGAAACAGGAAGTAGACTATCTCTGGATTTGGGATTAGGAGGAGAAGCAACGGATGAGTACTACAACGATATATCTAACGCGGCATGGACAGACAGAATGGAATGTGCAGAATCGTATGCAAGGTCATATGGATTCTGCGCTGACGACGCTTGGCGTACAACAGGCGGAATGGTTAAGCCGGGGAATGCAGGCTAAACATCTTGATGTCATTTATGCAAGCTCCAGCCCAAGAGCGCTGCGTACAGCTGAGATTATACGCGGAGAGCGGGATGTTCCGCTGAAGATTTCCGATGCTTTCAAAGAAATTGGCATGGGCGTATGGGAAGGCCGAGATTCTGCTGAACTGGCAGCTCAGTATTCAGACCAGCATCGTTATTTCTGGAAGGAACCCGACCGGTTTAAAGTGGAGGGTAGCGAGACCTTTGCAGAGGTGCAGACAAGAGCGCTAGAGAAGCTTCAGGAAATTCTTACTGCCCATCAGGGGGAGACGATTCTTATCGTAACGCATACGGTAGTGATCAAGCTCTTGATGGCTTATTTTGAGGGCAGAGAGTTGCCTAAGCTATGGGATCTGCCTTACATATATCCAACCTGCTTATCCAGGATTGATTTTACGGAGGGCGTGCCGGAGATTCTGCTGCACGGGGATACAAGTCATTATGAAGAGAATGAGGCTGGGATGGAAAGTTGATTCTAAAAAAAGAGACGATTCCTTAGAGCGTACGGCACCTTGGAAATCGTCTTTTTTTTTCTGCTATTTATCTGCCGGTTGTTGTGGA contains the following coding sequences:
- a CDS encoding carbohydrate ABC transporter permease; translation: MFALKRKTKGEALFDIINNIIMLCICFITLYPIWYVLVNAFNNGSDAMRGGIYWWPRVFSFENFEAVFASPGIMQAMWITVAKTVLGTVLHVFFTAMVAYAFSRKNLIGGKFYMLMGTVTLFFGGGLIPTFLLMKDLHLLENFLVYIIPVMFSFFDLIIFMTFFREIPEGLEEAARIDGANDWSIFLRIVLPVSMPVIATIALFHGVYQWNDYFTGMIYINNTDLQPIQTYLFRVVAQSSSSQMMVAVQGSSVTRSVTSQSIKLATMVVTTLPIVFVYPFLQRYFVKGMMIGSIKG
- a CDS encoding response regulator — its product is MKKLLIVDDEKNIRVGLKIMIEREFPSAYTIVMASNGAEALEVFKTDGADIIITDIRMPVMDGITLLEQLSVEVGGERKPAVVILSGYDDFEYAKCAIRYRVKDYLLKPIRRDELFEILLHIHKEQEEQEFSVKKIEREAEQFRKELRSSRLRGLLQQQEVQLEPEQQEELNGLEVPFTVGVLNYYFNDGTRMKATEVQGLVERLMGPIEKCFSEILTDWEGKLVLIGTSSQSFMELSRQAEAREITGLSIGISSEGKGLEELRSCYKEACRALQYTFLFPQEGFLNYEDVSQKRRNFPLPKEELRKLLNMLGTEREKEIKCLLSVIFQTEYLKEMDLSYLESVGQSINEQVLDEVFRLYGEASVEVLKLYRTVGNMYNYRHFHDYYRALENLLLSVSDYIVGVRSAHTEHADMEEALNYIEKNYARPLNMAMVSNHVSLNYSYFSEAFKAYTGENFVIYLKKVRIRHAKELLAKDCGKLAEVSEKVGFENSKQFARVFKELEGISPGDYRAKMLSKDLS
- a CDS encoding ABC transporter permease subunit translates to MKPLIPGNFETGKVNRSPLWKRLIAQRHLQTMALLGIAWMIIFNYIPMYGIIIAFKDYNIVKTIAEAPWAGLKHFKEFLDDDNLSNVIKNTLGISLFKLIIGFPLPIIFALFLNEVRSIRFKKSIQTISYLPHFLSWVVLGGILATWLADVGIINNILLALHLIDQPITYLAEPSYFWTIIISSDIWKELGWSAIIYLAAISGVSPEMYEAATIDGAGRFQKMWYVTLPAIKSTISILFILAVSGVLNSNFDQILVLRNSLNDSASNVIDYYVYYTGILSGRFSYSTAVGLLKSVIALILLLIANQVSKKINDTSLF
- a CDS encoding histidine phosphatase family protein, giving the protein MSTTTIYLTRHGQTEWNVQNRMQGHMDSALTTLGVQQAEWLSRGMQAKHLDVIYASSSPRALRTAEIIRGERDVPLKISDAFKEIGMGVWEGRDSAELAAQYSDQHRYFWKEPDRFKVEGSETFAEVQTRALEKLQEILTAHQGETILIVTHTVVIKLLMAYFEGRELPKLWDLPYIYPTCLSRIDFTEGVPEILLHGDTSHYEENEAGMES
- a CDS encoding sensor histidine kinase, giving the protein MYRVNRRERARATWHSFSYWWGRRSLQSRLIAAYVFIILGPCLLVSVYFYKSINNTYLRDALEKNDYLLQMEKLHIYNQIEAMERAAQMAYSDEDVEEFLANVTEPQLIDLVNFNTNAYVNMTRIQFNNPNIEHLRLYSRSNTVHEIWPIIFREERVSSTPWFQKALQLKGQEYWSFQKSDPDLMQRYLGAPTESLPKVSLLREKSRPADNHIGMVQVDMMLSRFTPKTYTDVRDNQTQMFLVDSEMQLFTRPDHSFLQDNSEMANVIADRYRNFRATGEWDSDYSENGKSFLFINTPLDRIDAYLLNVVSMDGVMGDISRSRNFIIGANIGIIVLLTLIAYIMNAFILKNLRRLTETMKSVRRGEAYSGITIRGGGEVGELAHHFSKLMNTINTLVAQAVSKQALSKEAELRTLHNQIDAHFLYNTLENIKMLAEIENQRTISDALTSLGGMMRYNFKWSGEYVKLRDEVRHIENYIEVMNIRFEYPVKLVLHIEPRYLELEVLKMSLQPIVENSVKHAWNGEKENLENPNIHIHISETKGDIFIELRDNGMGLTPERLVALNEAIYAKDEYCDSSCEPKDVNRRAGGIGLRNVHQRLQIFYGEEYGLVVQSEAGSWTMVRLTLPKVLLTGEKQP
- a CDS encoding AAC(3) family N-acetyltransferase, producing MEEIQGNLITVQTLAEDFRRLGVKAGMTIILHSSFKSLGQWVAGGPVAVILALEEVLGESGTLVMPTHSSDLTDPAGWSNPPVPESWWQSIREQMPAYDPDLTPLRGMGVIPDCFRRQKEVKRSDHPIHSFAAWGKHRDEIIYGHSLEYGLGDDSPLARIYDLGGSVLLLGVGNLNNTSLHLAECRAFYEGKKEVIGGAPILVDGHRQWVEFKELDWNSDDFVELAEQFGQETGLITNGHIASAAAQLIPQREIVDYAVNWMERNRK
- a CDS encoding extracellular solute-binding protein; translated protein: MGMKRKPKTMGVLLLAIMMTLSAAGCSSGNNAGKNAEGNANSAKATNTGASAEPTAAALSADEPGWKIDTSPITFDWYLNFSWFPNKWGVDPTSQYVTKKTGVDINFIVPAGNENEKLNTLIASGKLPDFITLGFWEDAIKKMVEGELVLPLNKIAEEYDPYFFKVSDPDKLGWYTQDDGNVYGYPNSSSSPADYEKYGDEYVSNQVFAVRKDMYEAIGSPDMRTPEGFLNALKLAKEKFPEVNGQPLIPLGLHEFTENGNDSLEGYLQNFLAIPREKDGKVYARETDPEYIRWMKALRQANQDGLLAKDIFIDKRPQMEEKIAQGRYFAMLYQRTDFAAQLGTIYQQDPTKTYIAVDGPSNTNLDKPTLDGPGISGWTVTLISKDVKDKARAIRFLSYLNSEEGNKDLFLGEKGVSYDTIDGKDQFKPEVFDLMNKDRSAFDKQIGSSFTFWMMQNTNITNQWAPKSVEPFKQLEDWTKGKSISSSVFQQIEPTGNSPEGIIATKLKQLRGKTMPKLLMASSDAEFDKIWNEYLDKRKKDGEDVFDAYQQKKYEENKVKLSVK